The window TCAGCCAGTAGCAAATCTCCCGGTTGCAAGGGATGGTGATACTGCTCGTTGTGCAACACTTCACCATAAACTGTGACAATGCCGGCATAGGCATCTGTCATGTTGTGAGCCATAATTACATGTTCCATCGCCCCCCGCACCTCGGCTTCTAACTTAGCCGTCGGGGTTGCCCTCATCCCCGCTTGATGAGCTTCTACGGTGACGGCGGCGGCTTGTCGTAATTCGGAGAGAGCACCTGGGTCATGACACAATCGCAAAGATGCGATCGCACGGACTAACTCTCCATCAATCTCTTCAGCCCCATCGGCTGGCGCTACGGAGCGATTTAAGATTTGAGTTTGTTGTTGGTAAGTAGTGACATCTTGAACAGCAATAGTCGCCGCCCCTGTGCTCCGTGATGGCAGTTCTGACAGAGGAAAAGCCCCATCCGCCCCAATCGCTTGAGCGATTTCCTCCCGCTTGGGCATCTCCCCATGCCAGAGAGCATGGCTAGAAGGTGCCTCGTCCATAAACAATTCTAGCTTTCCACCATGCAGGAAAATTGCCACATTTTCTAGCGGTATACCTGCAAAATAAAGAAAGTGGCTGCTCGCCCGAAACGGGTAAACATTTGCCGGAAAATTGCGCGAACTGCGCTGCCCTGACCAGAGAATGGCGGGAAAATCAATCATTTTAGCGAGGCGTTGACGGCGCTCTCGCAGCGTTGTTGCAAGCGTACTGTGATGCTGTAGAATCTCCATAATTTGGAGGGTAGCACGAGACGCTAAAAAGATCAGCCGTTATTCGGGATCATCATCATCCTGTGTATCCTCATCCGGGTTTGTCTTTTGATTAGCCTTGGTAGACTGCTTTTGTTTGAGTTGTTTATTAGATTTCTGCTGCTCAATCTTGGTAGGCTGCTTTTGGGTTGCTTCCTCAGTGTTTTTACTTCCTGGAAAGACTTTTTGGCAACCAGAGAGAGTAACTCCGCTCGCTATTAATAACAAGACAAAAACGGCGAAATTAGCCCAAATTGGTCTTTTAATTTTCCTATTTGCTTCCAACATCAGCCACCTTTACTCTTAAAATTAGAAATCATACGCAGTTGCCTTCAAACATAGTAATTGAGACAGAAACCCAGAAGCCTGTACACTCCAGCCACGGATAAAATGAATCTGCTAGGTATGCATACCACTTGGTATCCACAGAAATTGTGCTGCAAAAACTCTGCGTTCCTCTGCGCGTTCCTCCGTGTCCCTCTGCGTTAAAAAAATATTTCGATGCTCACAGATTCGATATGAATCCTAACCGAGACCGATAAATTTTTAACTTCAGAAATTGAGACACAATTTAATCACTCGATGTTCCCGTATCTTCTAATTTTTAATAAGGCGCTAGAACTTCCGAACGGTCACTCGTTGAATCTTCAAAAATTGCCCCCCGCCGGAGCAAAACACGTTGTGTCTGAGCCGAAATTCCCATATTCCTAGCAAACTGAGCATTTTTGACATCCGCCCCCCTCAAGTCTGCCTCACTGAGGTTGGCATCGCTGAGGTTAGCACCACACAATTCAGCAATGCTCAGGTTGGCACGAATCAGGTTAGCACTGCCTAAATTAGCAAGGCAGAGGTTGGCAAGGCTCAAATCGGCAAGACTCAAGTCTGCACCCCTGAGATCTGCACCGCTCAGGTTGGTACGGATTAAGTCCGCATCCCTAAGGTTGGCACGCATGAGGTCAGCACTACTCAGGTTCGCCCGAATTAGGTTAACATCACTCAAATCGGCAAGACTCAAATTAGCCGCCTTAAGGTTCGTTCCCCTTAATTTGGCACAATTGAGTTTAGCTTCGCTCAGGTCGGCTTCTGTGAGATCCGCCCCATCAATTTCGGCACATCTAAGATCGGCACCCCCAAGGTAGGCACGAATCAGATAAGCTCCTTTAAGATTGGCATGGCTCAAGTTCACACGACCCAAATTAGCTCCCCTAAGTTTGGCATCGCTCAAGCTCACGCCTTGAAGGTTAGAATCCCTGATATCGGCACCCCTAAGGTCGGCACGGCTTAGATTAGCACTACAAAGTATCGTTTCGCTGAGGTTGGTATCACTCAGGTTCGCACTGTTCAACTCAGTACTCTGGAGGTCAGCGCCCCTCAGGTTGGCACCTCTGAGATTGGCACCTCTGAGATTGGCATTGTCAAGATGAGCACCCCTGAGATCAGCCCCCCTCAAGTCAGCACCTTGGAGATGAGCGCCTTTAAGATGAGTGCCCCTAAGGTTGCAACCTCTAAAATCAACCTCAATCAGGTCAGCTTCACTCAAGTCAGTACCGCTCAAGTCAGCTTCGGCAAAATCTTCAGCAAGATTCAGACCCGCCAGGGTTGCGAGTTGCTCAAGATTGTCTGTTTCTGTTTCTACAATGCGCTGGATCAGGGTTTGTAGATCCAGTCGAGATTGGTCATCACTCATAATGCAACTCCGCTCGACTGAGATAGGGCTTTAATTTGGGTTCCAGTAAACGCTGGATAATGAGTCTGTCTAACACTGCCCTTTTATTCCGACTAATGTCTGGCGGCCATAATCCTTCAGCATCCGTTAGACACACATCTCGTTTGGAAACTTCAAACCTTGCTTCTATTCGACAAGGCAACGCAAATACATTTACGGTGGCAAGCTTGACCTGATTGAGTACCCCTTTTAATACGGGTTCACCCATTTCTTCTTCAAAAATCCAGACGGGATTTTCCTCAGTTACTTTAGTGGTTACGTGGCAAACCGTAACGGACGCTTCCGTTAAAGACGACTTTGGCTGTGTACCAAAAGTTACTTGAGATTGAGGTTTATTACCGTTGAAGTGAGAGGCAATGGTGATTGGTTTTGTCGTCGCCCTTGGCGCAATGACCTGTCCCAGCGTATTCTTTCGCGACTGACTCCTACGGTGATCTGGCATTTCTGGAGAATTTCCCAATACAAGGGAGCCGACTAACTCACGAGACTCATAGGGAATTTCACTATTTTCCAGTCTGAGTCTCAACTCTCCACCTTTGAGGCCAAACTTAACGCGTCCTTTATCTAGTGATTCCCACTGCTCGTTAAAGCGGAGGGTCAAGTACAGGTCAATCGGTTGCCTCTGAGTTGATGTTGTCCAAAATGCTAAATGCTCTGGGCTGTCAGGTTGAACTAAAATTCCTGACAACTCCATATACAAGCAATCTGGATATTTGTTTTCAGGCTTCGGTTGAGGCTGTTTTGAAAGGGGAGAATGCATTGCCAAGCTTGAATCAGATAGTTCAAGGGGTTACTTTTGACACTCCCACGCGACGAAATGCGTGGAACTCTTGGGCTGAGACGGCCTCTTTCAGTTAGCTTACTTAAGGTCTTCTATTCTGATGTCGAGCCGTTTTAATCTCCTCCTCAAGCGTTCGTTCCCGTGAGTTCCACGGTACTTTGGCAGCTATTCAATCACAATGCTATTCCTGAGTCTCACTACAAGATTTTACTTTTCCAATGAGTTCCTCAAACTTTTGGGTTGAACCTCATGGCCTGTATTGCTTTGTCTAGGTTCACTCCTTCTGTAGATGGCATAGCTATGTTTAACGTAATTTTCGCTATCCATATTTATTCAACATCATACCAATCTTAATTAAAGTGAAATAAATATCTATATATGTGTAGCAAATTGTAAAACAGCTCAATCTTGACGCAGCAGAAAGGGGCCTTTATTTTACAAAACTTTATATTTTAATTGACTTGTTTTCACCAAATTTGCTTAGGTTCCGGAGGCTGCATCCTCTTTGAACTCCGGTTTCCTGGTAGAGTAGCAGTGAGAGAATCATAATAGGATATTCATCGGGTGAGACCGCCCCTACTTGTTAAGTAAAATGAAGTACAAACTACAAAACTTAACGATTTATCTCAGTTTGGCAGATTAGCCAAGCTGTAACTATTGTGCTTACCATTCGCCTCCTCAAAAATTGCTCCTTGACGAATTAAATCCAGTTGTGTTTGCTCGGAAATTCCTAAATTTCTAGAGAACTGAGCATTTTTGACTGTAATACCTCGTTGCTGGGTGTCACTGAGGTTGGCACCACTGAGGTTGGCATCACTGAGGTTGGCACCACTGAGGTTGGCACCACTGAGGTTGGCACCACTGAGGTTGGCACCACTGAAATTGGCAAGACTCAGATCAGCACCAATCAGATCTGCTCCACACAAGCTAGCTGAGCTTAAATCGGCACAGATGAGATCCGCTAAGCAGAGATTGGCACGAATTAAGACAGCATGGCACAAATCAGCCCGGATCAAATTCACCCCACTGAGGTTGGTTGCACCCAAGCTAGAACCACAAAGATTGGCACCTCCTAAATTTGCCCCTCCTAAGTTAGCTTGACTCAGTTCTGCTCCGCCCAAGTTGGCTCCTCTCAAATCCGCCTCGCTCACATCAGCCCGGAGCAAATTGGCAATAATTAGATTTGTATAGCTCAAATTAGCAGAATTCAACTTGGCTTCGCTCAGGTTGGCACGCATGAGGTTGGCATAACTCAAGTTGGATCGGCTCAAATTAGCAGAAATCAAGTTGGCGTTGCTCAGAATGGCACCTCTAATGTTGGCACCTCTGAGGTTAGCCCCACTGAGGTTAGCATTACTGAGGATTGCACCTCTGAGGCTGGTATTTCTCAGATCGGCTCCAGCAAAATCTTCAGCAGGATTGAGACGCGCAATTTTTACGATCTCTGAAAGATTGTCGGTTTGTGCTGTGATTACACATTGGATCAGGTCTTGCAGTTCCTGGAGCGACTTTTCGTCAATTGTGTCAATCATAGGGCAACGACTTTCTACCGAGATTGGGCTGAACTTTGAGTGTAATACTGGTCTGAGTTGTCAGATTTAGGGCTACTGAAAAGCTCCATCTCCTGATGAATAGGGCGGTTCACTTCCCTCGTTCGCTATTTTTCCCAAACCGTGCGTCCTGCAAGGTATTTCCAATGCCTTGGATCACACCACGAACCACCAATCCAATGCTTCTACCGATGACTTGGGTGAGGATGTAAACGACACCTTTCCCCGCCCAGGCAACAGTAGAACGCAGGCGAGGCGCGATCGCATCTCGTGACTCAAAGGCTAACGTCACCGCTAACGGAATACCTTGCAGTTGTTCTAACTCTTGACGGCGGGGGGCATAAATAGAAGTTTGTTTGATGCCCGCGTCGCTTAGGACGAACAACGGATATCGGCTCTCGAAGATCGCTTTTGGCTCTTCTATCCATTGAGCAAGGCGATATTTCCAAGATAAATTGTTGCGAAATCGAGCCACTTCTCGTGATGAAATCAGATGTTGAGCGTAAAAATTTTGTTTAATCGCTTCAAGATCAGCAAATTCATTTAATAGCGGCTGCATCACAGCATTGGCAACTTGAATAATCAAGTTTTGTAGTAACATCTCTGCCTGGACAAGAGCTTCAGGTGTCCGAGCCGAATAAGAGACATTATCAATTAATAAAGGGGTTTCAAAGAGTTGTTGAGATAAAAACTCAACGACTAAAGGAATTTTATCTAGAGTAGAAGCTTGGACAATAACCGCGTAACCAAGTAAAACATTAACAATTTCTAAGTTTTGGTTACCCAAGGGCAACGTGTAATATTTGCCAAAAAAATCGGTGATTGAGGCTTGCCATAAATCCAGCAAAATTTGCGATCGCTTAGGGGGAAGTTGCTCAAGGGTGACCTGAGAAAAACGCAACTCTTCTAAAATTTCTTGTAATTTTCGTAAGACGATATACAGTAAATCTCGTTTTTTTTCAGTTACGAGAATATCAATTTCTAACGGCACACCACTGAGATTGGGCAAGTCAGATTGGAGCATGGATAAGGTCAGCTCAAAGGGTGTGGCTGGCTGGACAGTTTCGGCTTGGGGATTGGGACTTGGGGATTGGACTTTTGCCGAGAGGGAAGCCGGGGGAGAGAGCGCGATCGCAGAACGGGAGGGTAGCGCCGGGGAACGTCCCCCAGCCCGGGACGGAATGGGTTCTATTCTTGGCTTTGAACTTCGTCCCACTCCTGCTGGGAGGCGTTCCGAATGCCCACTATCTTCTACCACGATCACATCGGTGGGCAATAGCTGATTAACTAACCAACGGGCGGCCAAAAGTTCTCGACGGCGTCCACTCCAGAACAGCCAATCAAAGTTGGAAAGATTGGGTTTTTGTAGCTCTTGGGTCACCAGTGCCAAGGACTCTTCGATTTGTTGCAGTCCATAAGAGCGCACTTGATGATGCCAACTTGGAGGGCGTACAGAATTGATTGGGGTGGGTGGCAAGTCGGGTAGCCTCTGCCAATCGGATTGACCGATGGCAAGCTGACGGATAGCCTGGACGAGATCGGCAATGGCAACGCCTTTGGGGCAATAGCCTTCAATGCCGAACTGTTGTGCTGCCCTGAGGAAGAGAGGCTCGGATTGTGAGGTGAGCAGTAAGACGGGCAATTCAGGGTAATCACCCTTCAACCGTTGGCACAACGGCAATCCAGACAAGGGATTGATGTTAGAGCGACCACTAACAGGTTCCAAAATGATCACACTCACCGTATTGGGCTGCAAGCGCATCAGGATATCTAGAGCTTCTGTTCCAGAATTAGCTTGTGTCGCCACTTTTAGGTCAGAAAAATCTTCGAGAGCTGTGCGTAGACCCAGCCGGAAGATGGGATCATCATCAATCAGGAGCAGGCGAATCGGCATCGCCTCTGTTGGATGGGGCGGTGAAGGTATCGGGGGAGGGGAGGAGGATTTCACAGTTCAATTCGGGGACTTGGGACTTTTGTTAGAGGGGAATTTGCGCTTGACGGCGTACACGCTAAAAACCGGCCTACACTAAAGAACTCTGGTTAGCATTGGGTAAGAATTTGCCTGCTGATTTAAGATCCCCATCTCCCCCTTCTTGCATCAACTGTCTTTAGTTTGACTCAAAGGGAGCGGATCGCGCTTCACCTTGGCTGGTCGCTTTTTGTGCAGCCCAAGTGGAAATCGCCGCTTGAGCTTGTGGGTAAAGTGCTCGTTCGGGCGGAATCTGAGAAGCGGTGGCGATCGCAGCATCAAAACGTCCTTGAGCGGCTAGGGCGGCTGCCGCATCCAGAATCGGACGGTCTTGGGCGGTTTGAACTTGGGCGACCCAGTTGGCGATCGCCTTTTGTGCTTCAGGATATAAGGGTCGATTAGAACGAATCTGTCCAGCGGTAGAAATTGCCGCCATTAAATCTCGACGTTGAGCAAAGGCTTCAGCTAAATCCAAGATCGGTTGGTCTTCGAGGGCTTGAATCTGCCGAGTCCATTTCGCAATCTCCGTTTGAGCCTCAATTCGCTGCGGCTGCCCCAGCTTAATTTGACGGGCGAGTTCTACGGCTCCTTTGAGTTCTACGATGGTTCCCCCTTGAGCTAGTTGTTGGGCACTGACAAGGGTATTGCGGTCATCAATGAGCTGAATTTCCTTGCGCCACTGGGCAATCAACGTTTGGGCGCGTTGACGTTGGGGGCGTCCTAGGGCGATGCGAGCGGCTTGGTCAATGGCAGAAGCCAGCCCGGTGCGTTGTCCGGTGCTAGCGAAAAGGTTGGCTAATTGCAATTGAGAGAGGTCTTGCAACTGAGATTGCCAGAGCGTGACTGTTGATGAGGTTAGTTTGTGTACAGGACTTTTTGAGTCAATTGGGCGCACTGCCGCCAGCGCATCCACTAGGGCGAGGATATTGTCCTTCTTGGCGGTTTCACTGGCACGACTCAGGCGAATCCAATCCTGAGCTTCTCTGTACTGGGGAGTTGTGACCGGAATCTTCTCTAGCACCCTAACAACCCCGGTAAAATCCTGCTGTTGGAACAGATTGGTCGCCATTTGCACCAGAGAGCGACTCCATCGGGACTGTTCCTCTAAGACTTGAGCTTTGACATAGCTGTTGGGATTGATTTTAGTACTCAGGGTGACTGCCGCCAT of the Allocoleopsis franciscana PCC 7113 genome contains:
- a CDS encoding DUF3685 domain-containing protein; protein product: MKSSSPPPIPSPPHPTEAMPIRLLLIDDDPIFRLGLRTALEDFSDLKVATQANSGTEALDILMRLQPNTVSVIILEPVSGRSNINPLSGLPLCQRLKGDYPELPVLLLTSQSEPLFLRAAQQFGIEGYCPKGVAIADLVQAIRQLAIGQSDWQRLPDLPPTPINSVRPPSWHHQVRSYGLQQIEESLALVTQELQKPNLSNFDWLFWSGRRRELLAARWLVNQLLPTDVIVVEDSGHSERLPAGVGRSSKPRIEPIPSRAGGRSPALPSRSAIALSPPASLSAKVQSPSPNPQAETVQPATPFELTLSMLQSDLPNLSGVPLEIDILVTEKKRDLLYIVLRKLQEILEELRFSQVTLEQLPPKRSQILLDLWQASITDFFGKYYTLPLGNQNLEIVNVLLGYAVIVQASTLDKIPLVVEFLSQQLFETPLLIDNVSYSARTPEALVQAEMLLQNLIIQVANAVMQPLLNEFADLEAIKQNFYAQHLISSREVARFRNNLSWKYRLAQWIEEPKAIFESRYPLFVLSDAGIKQTSIYAPRRQELEQLQGIPLAVTLAFESRDAIAPRLRSTVAWAGKGVVYILTQVIGRSIGLVVRGVIQGIGNTLQDARFGKNSERGK
- a CDS encoding pentapeptide repeat-containing protein, which codes for MSDDQSRLDLQTLIQRIVETETDNLEQLATLAGLNLAEDFAEADLSGTDLSEADLIEVDFRGCNLRGTHLKGAHLQGADLRGADLRGAHLDNANLRGANLRGANLRGADLQSTELNSANLSDTNLSETILCSANLSRADLRGADIRDSNLQGVSLSDAKLRGANLGRVNLSHANLKGAYLIRAYLGGADLRCAEIDGADLTEADLSEAKLNCAKLRGTNLKAANLSLADLSDVNLIRANLSSADLMRANLRDADLIRTNLSGADLRGADLSLADLSLANLCLANLGSANLIRANLSIAELCGANLSDANLSEADLRGADVKNAQFARNMGISAQTQRVLLRRGAIFEDSTSDRSEVLAPY
- a CDS encoding aminopeptidase P family protein encodes the protein MEILQHHSTLATTLRERRQRLAKMIDFPAILWSGQRSSRNFPANVYPFRASSHFLYFAGIPLENVAIFLHGGKLELFMDEAPSSHALWHGEMPKREEIAQAIGADGAFPLSELPSRSTGAATIAVQDVTTYQQQTQILNRSVAPADGAEEIDGELVRAIASLRLCHDPGALSELRQAAAVTVEAHQAGMRATPTAKLEAEVRGAMEHVIMAHNMTDAYAGIVTVYGEVLHNEQYHHPLQPGDLLLADVGAETPMGWASDVTRTWPVTGTFSSTQRDLYEIVLAAHDACIDKIRPGIEYLDIHLLAASVISQGLVDLGILRGQVSDLVEMDAHALFFPHGVGHLLGLDVHDMEDLGDLAGYEEGRKRSSRFGLCYLRLNRPLKAGMLVTIEPGFYQVPAILHDQQLRSKYQEVVNWERLAQFSDVRGIRIEDDVLVTEEGSEVITAALPTHADAIEQLVQ
- a CDS encoding pentapeptide repeat-containing protein, whose product is MIDTIDEKSLQELQDLIQCVITAQTDNLSEIVKIARLNPAEDFAGADLRNTSLRGAILSNANLSGANLRGANIRGAILSNANLISANLSRSNLSYANLMRANLSEAKLNSANLSYTNLIIANLLRADVSEADLRGANLGGAELSQANLGGANLGGANLCGSSLGATNLSGVNLIRADLCHAVLIRANLCLADLICADLSSASLCGADLIGADLSLANFSGANLSGANLSGANLSGANLSDANLSGANLSDTQQRGITVKNAQFSRNLGISEQTQLDLIRQGAIFEEANGKHNSYSLANLPN